The following nucleotide sequence is from Basilea psittacipulmonis DSM 24701.
GCAAGCCCAAAGCCGTACCACCCTCAGCAAATGTCATTGCTAATGGACCTACTGCCGTTGATACATTCCCTAAAGCAATAGCACGTCCACCGATCGCAATCGATCCAGTACCACCAGCTACTGCAGGAGACCATCTTCGACGATCTGTACCATCACTACTTGTCCCCATATAACTCGAATCATACTTTGCTGAACTAATATAGTTACTAACCTTAGATTTCAAGGCGGTAATCAACGTGTCTTGCAAATAATCAGCATAGTCATTTGAAACCAAATCATCACTACCAATCACAATCGAAGAGTTACCCGAAGCGTAAACCTCAGCACCAACCGCGACAGATTGATCTGTTGCACCAGAGCTCATTCCCAAAACAACCGCTTGACTACCCTTACTGCTTGCTTGAGCACCAACCACAACTGCACCCTGACCACCAGCAGTACTAATGGTGGCATTTCGCCCAATAACAATACTATCTACCGTATCAGTTACCGCCTTATACCCCATTGCAATCGCACCCGTTGCAGTACCTATTGTTTCTCTATCAGGAGTACTCGTAGCTATTGCTCCATTACCAATAGCAATCCCATAAGTATCAACATTACAAGGAGCTGCTACCCAATTGGTACTTTGTGGATTCAAAAAGATAGCGCGTTTCGATACATTACTGGATACAGTCATGCAATTATTTTGCCCCGCTGCGTGTAGATTCCCTGCATATAACTCGATATCTGCAGCATAGGCATTATTAACACACAATGTTAGTAATGAAAAAGCAAAAAACACCCACTCAAAAAAGCCTTTGCCTTTCGATGTTATTTTTCCTTTACCTTTTACTAGTTCAGATACGACAACAACGCCCTTCTTTTCTTTAGAATACTTTGTTTTATAAATCTTATTCATTTCTCTTTTTAACCACAACTTTATCAGGTAAACTCACAATCAGTTCTTTTTACAACCTATAGTTCCCCTACTAAATGATTTTAACTATCATCAACGATACTAACAATTATATAAAATCCCTGACCATCTTGATTATATACAAAAACAATTTTAGAATAAACAAAATTCACACCTATCCTAGTTAGTAATCATTTAGATCTCTTGAATAAAAAGCTTCCCTGCAAATAAAAAACCTCTTTAGACAATGTCCCTAGAAAATATATAGGATTATTTATCTTGATACAGTTTTAAAAAAATTGTAGTTGGAATAGAACATCAAGCTCCTAAAAACCTTATTGCATAACAGCAACTATCATTAAATATCAAACAATGATGCTCTTATGTATCAAGAGTAGAGAACATTCTTGAACTGGAGAAAACCCCCTTTGGTCAGATAACTTTATTAATGAATAAAGTTATCTGACCAAAAAAAGGGGGAGAGAGAAATGATAATGTGATTAAAAATTACCAAATAAATCCAACACCTGCTCCAGCAGCATATTTACCTCTTGAATCACGGCTAGCATTCGCTTTTAGAATCACTTTACCGTTTTCCATCGTACTAGAAACACCGACTGCAACAGCATTTTGACCTCTGTAAGTTGCTCCTGCAATCGCAAAGACACTCTTACCAGGCGCATATACTTGAGGTAAGCTAGCCACAGCCACTGCATTAGCTACTCCCGCTTTCATATCTTTTTCAAGTCTATTTAAGTTACCACTAATGGTATTAATCGCTTGAGCATTCTGAGCCACTTGCATATTCGTTGCATGTAACTGGCTACCATTAATCGCATCGGTACTGGTGGCACTAATTTCGCCTGCTGCCACATTTTGAATACGGCGTTCAGAACCAGAAGCTCCCACACTAACCGCTCCAGTCGCTGTTGCACCTGCAAAACCAGCATAAGTAATATTACCTACTGTTGCTGAATCTACCGTACCCGTAGTACCCGCTGTTGTCGTGTTTCCAGCATTACCACTACGATCTTTTGCGACTGTTCCTACCTTAGAACCCTCTGTAATGGCAGTTTCCGCTCCCAATGCTACTGAGTTATCAGCAGTCACGGTAACATTATTACCTACTACAAAGGTATTATTAGTAGATACCGTATTGTCATTACCTAGAGCATAACTAGCATCACCTGTCACAGTATTTGGATCACCAATCGCACCTGAATGGTTACCACTGACTACATTACCCGTACCAATTGCCAAAGACTGCGTACCTTTTGCTTGAGAGCCATCACCCAATGCAATGGACTGAGCACCCGTTGCTTGTGCAGATGTACCTATCGCTACCGCATTCTGACCACTTGCTTGTGTTTGGTTACCCAAAGCCACCGAATTTTCGCCTGTCGCATTCGCTTCTGAACCCATCGCTATCGCATTTTTAGCATCGGCTACAGCTTTGTAACCAACGGCTGCCGAATAAGATCCTGATGCACTAGAGTCAATTGTATTTTTATCTGAACCTTGGGTAGATTTCGTACCATCGTTGACATGGAAGAACTTAATACCCTGTTCATTCATACGATAAATCGCAGACATCATGCTATTATCTGTCGTTTCTGTATTGCCTGAAACATCATAAGTCGTCAAGGCTTGTGAAACCGTTAATTTACTACCATCAGCGTTGGTATAAGGCGTTCCATCTGCTTTGGTAATATTACCGTCCTCATCTGTCCCCATCGATTTCTTGATGTCGTCTGCAACCAGTTTCAACTGATCTTCTGTCGCCGCTTGTCCGCTAGTTATATCATCAGCATCCCAAGTGATATTGGTCAAACCAGAAACCGTACCATTCGTACCATCAACCTTCACAGGTTTTCCATCAGTCGAACCGATCGTCACCCTATCAGACAGTTTAATATCCACTGTATTAGTACCACTATCAGAGGTACCAATCAAAAGATTATTATCAGAACTACTGAAATTCAAGGTTTCGCCTAGTTTAACCGTATCTTCGGTAGAATCATCAGTATTACCTTTAACTTTGAAACCTGTGTCTTTTAAATCAGACAGTTGATCGTTAAGTTTCGTGTACACATTTTTCAAATCGCCCACGTTAGCCACGTTGTTCAAAGCATCACCTGTTGCATCGGCAATATCCGTACCATCCAAACCACTGGCCACATTAGTAATTGCATTACCACCGTTATTCAAACCAGAGCTGGTTAGGCTTACTGTTTTTGATGGATCAACGGTACCATCGTCTTTGACTGGCGTAATAGTGATACCATCACCCGTTACCGCTGTGGTGGTGTCATTAGCATCTTTGGTTGTTAAACCATCATTATTCACCGTTGTATTGCCTGCTGTTAAGCTACCATCTTTGCTCAAATCAACGTCTTTAGCCAGTTTAACGGTCAAGGTACCGCTACTATCAGCCACGACACCGATATTATCTTCAGTCAATGCATCCGTATCCGCACCGCCTTTAATCGTTACGGTATTGCCTAAAGCGACTGTTGCATTACCAGAGTCACCTGCAAACGTTAAGCCTTTATTCGTCAAAGAATTAGCTACGTTATTAATCGCATTCACCAAATCGCTACCGGTCACAAAGCTATTATCCGCTGTACCACCATTACCATCAGTGGCTTTAACCGTACCATTGGCATCAGTGGTCAAAGTCGCCTTGTTCACCGCTACTTGAATCGTCGTGACATTATTAGCTGTTGTACTGCTCACTGTCGTGCCGGTACCATTTGCAAAGTTAACCGTTTTATCTTTCGTAATGGTTTGATCATCGCTACCGTTAGTCTGCAAGGTCCATTTACTCGCATCACTAATCGCATCATCCATCTGTTGCTTATTCACAGCATCAGTAGGATTAACCGCCTTGCCTACATTGGTAATCGTATTACCACCGTTATTCAAACCCTTATCCGTTAAGCTTACCACTTTCGAGGTACCATCTGTACCATCAGCTTTTGTCGGTGTAATCGTCATTCCATTGCCATTAATAACGGTATTGGCACCACTTCCTGTAAATGTTGCACTCGTCAAACCGCTCAATGCTTTAGCCAACGCAATGGTAATCACACCCTTAGCATCCACTTGGGTCATAATATTTTGACCCGCATCAAAATCACCCCAAATCTTATTGCTGTCTGAACCTTTGATCGTGATTTTACTGTTTAATTTTGCTGCATAATCAGTACCGTCATTGGCCGCAAAACTTAACCCATCGTCCAATGTCGCCACGGTATGCGAGGTGCCATTCGCATCTGCATACACCATACGCGTTGTGCTGTTACCATTCACATCTTTGGTACCATCCGCACCGTTAGTCGCATCACTGCCATTCGGACCGACTACGCTCAACGCCGCTTTAGCCGAACCATCCGCACCATTTTGACCATCTTTACCATTCAAGGTCACAGAATTAGCCGTTACATCATCCGAGGTACTAATCATAATCTTACCTTCAGACTGGCTCAAATTAACGTTTTTGCCAGCGATAAAGGTGACGGTATCATCAGCACCAATCTTCTCGGAACTACCTGTTGCAGTACCCTCTGTTTTATCAACCGCCAAAGTCCAAGTCGCATTATTAGCCTTGTTCACTTCCTCTTGAAGCGTGAACAACTGACCACCTGTCACCACGTCTTTACTACCCTTAGCAACCGTACCATCAGCAATATTCGTCAGTTTAGAACCGCCAAGATCTAACCCCTTGCCTGTGTTAGTGAAAGTAGTGGTATTAGCGCCATTACCCACCACTAATTTATCCGTCGCATTCACCGTACCACCGGTCAAGGTACTCGCTGTTACCGTGCCAGAAGCCGTAATGTCTTGCAATCCAGTCAAGGATTTAGCTAGTTTCACGATTAGGCTGCCTGAACCATCTGACACGACACCGATATTACCATCGCTTAGATCAGACTCAGTTGTATTACCACCCTTGATCGTCAAGGTTTCACCTAGTTTTCGGGTAGAAGCTGTACCCGTATCGCCCTCAAACGTAATACCAGCTAAAGCATTTTGCCATGCTGCTTTATTCGCATCCGTTAAGTTAGATGCATCCGCTTTGGCATATTCTGTGGCTAAATTAGTCGTACCAGCAGCCGCTTTCAACTTATCACTATCGATACTTAATGTGTAGCTATTCGCCGTTAGATCGTTACTTTCTGTTTTGTTCAAAGTTAAAATACCTGTGCTATCACTGACATCTACCTTAGTTTTTGCTCCCGTTACCGCATCATAAACCGCTTGAGCAGAAGCTACTTTATTCGTGTTGTTAGCAGTAGTATTATCAATCGCTTCTGCTACATTCACACTAATCGCAAAGTTTTTCGCTGCACCGTTTGAACCACCTGTTGTGGTCACGGTTGTGTAGTTATTGCCATTTGCGGTCACCAACCCTGTGACCACATCTTTACCAGCGTTGTTCAAGTTGCTTAGACTTTGATCTGCAGCATTGTCTAATTTATTTTTCGCAGTCGTATCTAAATCAATCGTAACTGTTTGATTGTTCACTGTGGTAGTAATATAGCCAGAACTACCATTGATCGATAAGGTTTGATTTTTCAGATCGATACTGCCCGTTGTACGGTTATCTCCAACCATATTCAATACCGAACTTAGGGAACCTGTTGCATTAGATACCGCACTATTAATCGCTGTGGCAATATCATTAGCTGTGACAAAAGAGTTGCCTGTATCGCCAGCCGTTACATTAGAACCATTCGTGGTTAATGTCGTGGTATTAATATCGTATTTCACAGTAGAGATACCTTTATTAGCACTCACACTTGCTGTCGTACCCGTACCATTGACAAAATTCACGGTATCGCCTGAAGCGACTTTAGTGCTAGTTCCGCTATTGGCTTGGATATTCCAACCTTTATCTAATTTTTGTTGAATATCGTATAACTGACCGCCTGTTACCGCATCTTTACTACCAGATGTTACTGAACCATTAGCAATATTCGTCAATTTAGAACCACCCAAGTCTAAGCCGTTGCCAGTGCTAGTCAACGTCGTGGCATTATTACCATTACCCACTACTAATTTATCCGTGGCGTTCACGGTACCGCCAGTTAGTGTATCCGCTGTTACCGTGCCTGTAGCAGTGATATCTTGCAAACCTGTTAAAGATTTAGCCAGTTTCACGGTTAGGTTGCCTGCACCATCTGATACCACGCCGATATTATTATCGCTTAAACTTGATGCTCCACCCTTGATCGTTAAGGTTTCGCCCAGTTTTCTGGTAGAAGCTGTACCTGTGTCCCCCTCGAACGTAATGCCTGCTAAAGCATTTTGCCAAGCAGTTTTATTTGCATCCGTTAAGTTAGATGCATCTGCCTTAGCGTATTCAGTGGCTAAATTAGTAGTACCCACGGCTTCTTTTAGCTTGGTGCTATCAATACCTAATGTATAGTTGTTAGCATTTAGATCCGCACTTTCTGTTTTGTTCAAAGTTAAGATACCTGTACTATCACTCACTGATACCTTAGTTTTCGCCCCAGTTACCGCATCATAAACCGCCTGTGCAGAAGCCACTTTATTTGTGTTATTAGCAACGGTATTATCAATCGCTTCCGCTACATTTACGCTAATCGCAAAGTTTTTCGCCACACCGTTTGAACCACCTGTTGTGGTCACCGTTGTGTAACTATCGCCATTTGCAGTGATCAAACCAGTGACCACGTCTTTACCCGCACTAGTTAAATTGCTCAGATTGTTATCCGCTGCATTATCCAGTTTCGTTTTTGCTGTGCTATCTAAATCAATCGTCACCGCCTGACCGCTGGCACTGGTAGTAATATAGCCAGAGGTACCGTTGATGGCGAGTTTTTCAGATTTTAAATTCACACTGCCAGAAGAACTATTATCTCCTGTGATATTCAACACCGAACTTAACGAACTTGTTGCACTATTAATCGCATTAGCAACACTTTCCGCTGTCGCAAAGTAATTACCTGCTTGACCTACTGTTACATTAGAACCATTCGTCGTTAATGTGGTAGTATTCACATCATACTTCACAGTAGAGACACCATTATTAGTACTCACGCTCGAAGTGGTACCGTTACCATTGGCAAAATTCACTTTGCTTGTCGGAGCAACATCGGCTACTTTAGTGCCATTACCCTGAATTTCCCAACCGGTAGTCGCATTATTTAATTTTGTTTGAATATCAGAACTTAATGCAACAGTATAAGTCGTTGCACCATTGTTATCTACTGATGAAGTAACGTTTAAGCCTGTACCCTCTGTTACATTTTCTTTTACCGCAGATGCCATTGTCGTTAAGGCGGTCGCTAAATCAGAAGCGGTCACAAAGGCATTACCTGACATACCAGCTGTAATACTGGTAATACCGCCATTGCTAGTATTAGGCGTAACCGTTAAGTTTGATGTATTCACATTAAAGGAAACATTGGCACCATTCGTTGCAGTCGCTACATTCGCAGTCGTGCCATTACCATCTACAAAATTAACTTGGTTATTTGCTTTAATAGTCGCCACCTCAGTGGAGCTATTATTCCCTACTTTCCAGCCATTGGATAGAGTGTTCACCGTGCTTTGCAAGGTTGAAATATTATTTGCATTCGTTGTAATATTCGCGGTGTTGTTAGCAATATTACCTGCGTTAGTTGAAATATTCGCCGTATTATTAGCGATATTTTGTTTATTGGTCTCAACTTGTTTCAAAGTAGTTTTAACCGAATCCGATAGATCTAATGTGTAATCCGTCGTTTTAACGCCATTAGCATCTGTAGTGGGCGTAGTCGTTAAAGCAAGGTTAGTGGTATTAGCACTGACCGTTGTAGCATTAGCGTGTACAGTATAAATAGCCTGACCTGTGGCTCCTGTTGTTTGTTTAACCACGGTATTTGAGCCAGCTTGAACCTCTGTTTTCGCTGCCGCAATCGCTTCATGAACAGTGGATTTACCTGTATTACCAATATTAGTCATGGTAATCGTACCATCAGCACCCACAGCAGCATTACCGCCTAAGACACCTTTAATACTGCTCACCACATTACCTAAGTTCGTTGCAACCTCATAAAGCTGGCTGCCATTAATGGCATCAGTTGAAGAACTAGAAACACGCCCAGCTGCCACATTGGTAATGGTACGTTCACTACCCGAAGCCCCCACGCTTACCGTTGAGTTAGGGTTAATGCCTGCAAAATTATCATATGTCATTCCACCTACCTCAAAATTTGAGGTACTGACTGTGGCGGCAGTGCTGGAATTTGCGCCTAAGGCAACACTATTTACATTGCTTGCCGTTGCGTTGTAACCTAACGCAAGTGCATTTTCTGCTGAAACATTTGCTACAGCCCCCAATGCCGTAGCATTTACAGCAGAAGCCATACTTCCTGCTCCTAACGCCGTAGAAGAGGTTTCAGTCGCTACTGATCCTGTACCAATCGCTACCGCCATGATACCAGAAACATTAGAATAAATGCCCAAAGCCAAAGATAAGTCTTTTGTAGCTTGAGCGCCCATACCCACAGCAATACTACCTATTGCTGTAGAATTAGTTCCAAGAAAAGAAATCGTTTTTTTAGTATAAGTAGTTAATAAAGAACGAACATCAGCAGAAAGTCCAACTGTATCATTCCTTGCATCACCTATATCATCACCACCAATGGCAATGCTACTATAACCTGTTGCATTAATATTATTTCCTAAAGCTATGGCTTGACTGGCCTTAGCATTTGTAAGACTGCCTAAAGCAAGTGCTTGATCTCCCTCAGCTATAGCATTATTACCTAGGGCCACTGCACTATTAGTAAAACTCCCTGATGCTTTACTTCCCTTTCCAATTGCAATATCCAAATTGCTTCTTGATGCACTACCACCATCTCCTGTATAAGCCAATACCAGATTGCTCGCAAAGCAACTACTCAACACCAATGAAGCTATAACTGTTTTTCTTAGCGATATTTTTTTCTGTAAACTTGTCTGTTTTTCCACGCTAGTGGCTTTTTTCTGTCCCTTCGCCAACTCTGAAGTTACCACAAATTGTCCGGTTACTTTACTCCAAATAATTTTATAAATCTTATTCATTCTTATTTTTCCTTCAAAATTGCCTAAAACAGGCAAAATAAAAACCTCTTAATTTTCTATATCTAAAAAAATGAGAATTATATATAAAAGACGATAAATCTAGCTTTTATCTACCTAATAACGAGGATAATTTATACACTTTGAAACAATTTCGTTGTAAAATAAACACAAAACTAAATATAAAAACAAAATAAACATCAATTTTTTCATTCTTTTATTTAACAATATGATTAAGTTATTTTCTTTTAACCTATCTGGCCACACCCCAAGCACAAAGTGCACCTGAAAATACAATCAGCGACATTCCTAACCAGCTTAACCAGTCAAGCGAATGATCCCAAAGAAAAAAAGCAATCACCGCTGAAAATATAATTGTCGTATATTGCAAGGTAGCTGTTAAAACCGTTGAACCATAACTAAAAGAACGTGTTAAACCAATCTGCCCCAACAAACCAAAAATACCGATTCCTAATAAATATCCTATCGTTTGTATATCTTGCTCGTATTGATCCGCCCAAATTACGCCAAATAAGCCGCTTACCGTTACAGATAATGAAAAGTAAAAGACCGTTCTAAAAACCGGCTCACCCACCTTACCTAAGTTTTTAACCGATAACATCGCCCCCGTTCCCATAACCCCTGCCATCAATCCAATCAAAATTGGGAACCATTGCTGATCTTCAACACTAGGACGTAATACAAACAACACACCACTAAAACCAATCAGAACAGCGATACATTGAATCGGATTTCTGGCCGTCACAGTCGTGATCACTAACCAAGTGGTAATAAATAAAGTCGTGCTATAGTTCAAACTCGTTGCTGTCTCTAATGGTAAATGAGCATAGGCATAAAACCCACACCACATGGACAAAACCCCACAAATACTGCGATGAAGATGCGATTTCATGTAGAGGGTTTTAAAACTTTTTTGTTGGTAAATCGCCCAAACCAAAATAAGAAAAATAGATGGCAATCCTCGAGCAAATATAATCGCACCATGGCTTGCTCCTTCTAAAGCGGAAAGTTTAATAAACGCCGCCATCACGGCAAAACTGGCACTTGCCATAATCATCCAAAGTGATTGTAAAATACCCATTATCATTTCCCCATCATCGAGGCAACATTTTACCGTTTTTAAATATTAAAGACTTCACTTTGCCACAGAAGTAATAATGAAAGAATCTTATCTCTTGTGATTTTCAAGTTTTCACATACACCATCACCTCATCAACACCCTCTACCCCAATAGCTAAGCTTTATTATGAATCTCACCGCATCGATATCATCCTCACTTCACTATCTGCCATGATTACGATTTTCTTTTTTTTAATTTCTAACCTCACCCCCATCTCTTCACTATATATTCATCCCTATTAATTTCTCTACACTCATTCACAAACGATGTGAGTTTATTGCTTCTCATCATAACTTGAACATGCTTGATTTCTTTTACACCACCCCCATCTTCCATTTAGTGACCTAAATAAGCTAAGATATAGGCACATCATAAAATTGGACTCAATTGGAATTTACTTCTCGCAGTCCCATAAATGTCAACAGAATTTAAATAGTGAGCCATAAACCATGACCAGAATTTTTCTTTTTGTAATGACCAATATTGCTGTTGTAGCATTATTAAGCCTAATCATTAATATCCTAGGGCTGAACTACTATCTCGAAGCCAATGGTATTAATTATCTGATGCTTTTAGGCTTTGCCTTAATCTTTGGGTTTGGCGGATCTTTCATCTCCCTATTGATGAGTAAAACCATGGCAAAAGCCAGTGTAGGTGCCAAGGTTATTGACCCCAACAACCCTGCTAATCAAACTGAAAGATGGTTAGTCAGTGTTGTCTATGATTTAGCCGACAAGGCAAAAATCGGACGTCCTGAAGTAGCTATTTATCAAGGAGCACCGAATGCCTTTGCAACAGGTGCTTTTAAAGACAAATCGCTAGTGGCCGTTTCCACTGGATTATTAGAAAGTATGACAAAAGAAGAAGTCACCGCCGTGCTAGGGCATGAGGTCGCTCACGTCGCAAATGGCGATATGGTAACGTCTGCTTTGTTACAAGGGGTTTTAAATACCTTTGTGATTTTCTTATCTCGCGTCATTGCCCAAATCGTTAGTGTCGCACTACAAAGCAAAAATCAACAGAGCGATGAAGAACAAAGTGGCTCATCACTTGGCATGGGAATGAGCTATTACATGGTAAGCATGGTATTAGAAATGGTATTTGGTGTGTTCGCCAGCATCATAGTAGCTTGGTTCTCTCGTTACCGTGAATATCGTGCTGATGCAGGTTCTGCTCATTTATTAGGCAGTACCACACCGATGATTCACGCATTAGAACGATTAGGTGGCATTAGCAGCTCCACTAAAAACACCTTACCTGCTAGCTTAAATGCATTCGGCATTACAGGAGGATTATTATCCAATCTCTTTGCTTCTCACCCACCGATTGCTAAACGTATCGAAGCACTTAAATCTGTTCGTTGATGTTTTAAGGGAAGTGACTGGCTACACGATCGAATTAATGATGGATTAAATTGATAATATCAAGTAACAACAAGCCTGAAGAGACGTTGATTGTGAATACAATTCGATCATCTTTAAATTGATAAACTAAAAAGAGTTGGCTAAATACCAACTCTTTTTTATCGCTCATTCTTTTTAACTTTTACATACTTTAAATGAAGTGACCTAATGTTGCAAGATAGTAAACAAACATCATGACGAGCTTTATCTAAACGTTACCTAAATCCGCCTATCCACCCACATGAACATCCGATTTTTAAAACATCCCATATATCGTTGTTTCAGGCATGTATCCCTTAATGAGCTTGTCCCCAATTATCACCGACACCGACTTCCACCTCTAATGGAACGTTAAATTTAGCAACAGAACACATCAATTCTGGCAATTTTGTTTTCACTAATTCCAACTCTTCTTGAGGCA
It contains:
- a CDS encoding YadA-like family protein; this translates as MNKIYKIIWSKVTGQFVVTSELAKGQKKATSVEKQTSLQKKISLRKTVIASLVLSSCFASNLVLAYTGDGGSASRSNLDIAIGKGSKASGSFTNSAVALGNNAIAEGDQALALGSLTNAKASQAIALGNNINATGYSSIAIGGDDIGDARNDTVGLSADVRSLLTTYTKKTISFLGTNSTAIGSIAVGMGAQATKDLSLALGIYSNVSGIMAVAIGTGSVATETSSTALGAGSMASAVNATALGAVANVSAENALALGYNATASNVNSVALGANSSTAATVSTSNFEVGGMTYDNFAGINPNSTVSVGASGSERTITNVAAGRVSSSSTDAINGSQLYEVATNLGNVVSSIKGVLGGNAAVGADGTITMTNIGNTGKSTVHEAIAAAKTEVQAGSNTVVKQTTGATGQAIYTVHANATTVSANTTNLALTTTPTTDANGVKTTDYTLDLSDSVKTTLKQVETNKQNIANNTANISTNAGNIANNTANITTNANNISTLQSTVNTLSNGWKVGNNSSTEVATIKANNQVNFVDGNGTTANVATATNGANVSFNVNTSNLTVTPNTSNGGITSITAGMSGNAFVTASDLATALTTMASAVKENVTEGTGLNVTSSVDNNGATTYTVALSSDIQTKLNNATTGWEIQGNGTKVADVAPTSKVNFANGNGTTSSVSTNNGVSTVKYDVNTTTLTTNGSNVTVGQAGNYFATAESVANAINSATSSLSSVLNITGDNSSSGSVNLKSEKLAINGTSGYITTSASGQAVTIDLDSTAKTKLDNAADNNLSNLTSAGKDVVTGLITANGDSYTTVTTTGGSNGVAKNFAISVNVAEAIDNTVANNTNKVASAQAVYDAVTGAKTKVSVSDSTGILTLNKTESADLNANNYTLGIDSTKLKEAVGTTNLATEYAKADASNLTDANKTAWQNALAGITFEGDTGTASTRKLGETLTIKGGASSLSDNNIGVVSDGAGNLTVKLAKSLTGLQDITATGTVTADTLTGGTVNATDKLVVGNGNNATTLTSTGNGLDLGGSKLTNIANGSVTSGSKDAVTGGQLYDIQQKLDKGWNIQANSGTSTKVASGDTVNFVNGTGTTASVSANKGISTVKYDINTTTLTTNGSNVTAGDTGNSFVTANDIATAINSAVSNATGSLSSVLNMVGDNRTTGSIDLKNQTLSINGSSGYITTTVNNQTVTIDLDTTAKNKLDNAADQSLSNLNNAGKDVVTGLVTANGNNYTTVTTTGGSNGAAKNFAISVNVAEAIDNTTANNTNKVASAQAVYDAVTGAKTKVDVSDSTGILTLNKTESNDLTANSYTLSIDSDKLKAAAGTTNLATEYAKADASNLTDANKAAWQNALAGITFEGDTGTASTRKLGETLTIKGGNTTESDLSDGNIGVVSDGSGSLIVKLAKSLTGLQDITASGTVTASTLTGGTVNATDKLVVGNGANTTTFTNTGKGLDLGGSKLTNIADGTVAKGSKDVVTGGQLFTLQEEVNKANNATWTLAVDKTEGTATGSSEKIGADDTVTFIAGKNVNLSQSEGKIMISTSDDVTANSVTLNGKDGQNGADGSAKAALSVVGPNGSDATNGADGTKDVNGNSTTRMVYADANGTSHTVATLDDGLSFAANDGTDYAAKLNSKITIKGSDSNKIWGDFDAGQNIMTQVDAKGVITIALAKALSGLTSATFTGSGANTVINGNGMTITPTKADGTDGTSKVVSLTDKGLNNGGNTITNVGKAVNPTDAVNKQQMDDAISDASKWTLQTNGSDDQTITKDKTVNFANGTGTTVSSTTANNVTTIQVAVNKATLTTDANGTVKATDGNGGTADNSFVTGSDLVNAINNVANSLTNKGLTFAGDSGNATVALGNTVTIKGGADTDALTEDNIGVVADSSGTLTVKLAKDVDLSKDGSLTAGNTTVNNDGLTTKDANDTTTAVTGDGITITPVKDDGTVDPSKTVSLTSSGLNNGGNAITNVASGLDGTDIADATGDALNNVANVGDLKNVYTKLNDQLSDLKDTGFKVKGNTDDSTEDTVKLGETLNFSSSDNNLLIGTSDSGTNTVDIKLSDRVTIGSTDGKPVKVDGTNGTVSGLTNITWDADDITSGQAATEDQLKLVADDIKKSMGTDEDGNITKADGTPYTNADGSKLTVSQALTTYDVSGNTETTDNSMMSAIYRMNEQGIKFFHVNDGTKSTQGSDKNTIDSSASGSYSAAVGYKAVADAKNAIAMGSEANATGENSVALGNQTQASGQNAVAIGTSAQATGAQSIALGDGSQAKGTQSLAIGTGNVVSGNHSGAIGDPNTVTGDASYALGNDNTVSTNNTFVVGNNVTVTADNSVALGAETAITEGSKVGTVAKDRSGNAGNTTTAGTTGTVDSATVGNITYAGFAGATATGAVSVGASGSERRIQNVAAGEISATSTDAINGSQLHATNMQVAQNAQAINTISGNLNRLEKDMKAGVANAVAVASLPQVYAPGKSVFAIAGATYRGQNAVAVGVSSTMENGKVILKANASRDSRGKYAAGAGVGFIW
- a CDS encoding DMT family transporter, whose protein sequence is MGILQSLWMIMASASFAVMAAFIKLSALEGASHGAIIFARGLPSIFLILVWAIYQQKSFKTLYMKSHLHRSICGVLSMWCGFYAYAHLPLETATSLNYSTTLFITTWLVITTVTARNPIQCIAVLIGFSGVLFVLRPSVEDQQWFPILIGLMAGVMGTGAMLSVKNLGKVGEPVFRTVFYFSLSVTVSGLFGVIWADQYEQDIQTIGYLLGIGIFGLLGQIGLTRSFSYGSTVLTATLQYTTIIFSAVIAFFLWDHSLDWLSWLGMSLIVFSGALCAWGVAR
- the htpX gene encoding protease HtpX, producing MTRIFLFVMTNIAVVALLSLIINILGLNYYLEANGINYLMLLGFALIFGFGGSFISLLMSKTMAKASVGAKVIDPNNPANQTERWLVSVVYDLADKAKIGRPEVAIYQGAPNAFATGAFKDKSLVAVSTGLLESMTKEEVTAVLGHEVAHVANGDMVTSALLQGVLNTFVIFLSRVIAQIVSVALQSKNQQSDEEQSGSSLGMGMSYYMVSMVLEMVFGVFASIIVAWFSRYREYRADAGSAHLLGSTTPMIHALERLGGISSSTKNTLPASLNAFGITGGLLSNLFASHPPIAKRIEALKSVR